The following nucleotide sequence is from Firmicutes bacterium ASF500.
CGGGTTCCAGATCGGTGAAGGGAGTTTCTTCGCTCTTGGGAGCGGGGGAACCGGCTGCGTGCCACAGGAAGGTCACCATCTGTCCCCGGGTACAGGAAGCGTTGGGACTGAATGTTGTGGCGCTGGTCCCGCTGGTAATGCCGTTCTTCACCGCCCAGAGGACCGCTTCGAAGAAGAAATCGTCCTCCGTCACGTCGGTGAAGGGGTTGTTCTCATACCCCACCACATACAGCGACAGATGGTTGGTGGTGAAGATCACCGTCTTGGTCCGCACGTCATACATGGTCTCGCAGCGGTGAATATTGCCCTCGTTATCCAGGTAGTAGACCACCACGCCGGAGGGGTTCTGTCCCTCTTTCAGAGTGTAAGGCAGAGAGATGGTGGCGTTGCCCTTGCCAAAGCTGGTAATCGCCTTGCCGCCGCTCTTCATGGTCAGGTCATAGACGGGAGCGCCGTCCACGACTTCCTTCTGACGGGCGTTGAGGTCGGAGGCCTTGGCAGGGGCGATGGACAGGGTGATCTGCTTTCCGGAAGCCTGCTCCTGAACCGCGTCCTGGGCCGCCGCGTCGAAGGAAGCCGCGCCGGTGGACAGCTTGATAGTCAGGCCCTCGGTGTCGTTGCCGCTGTCGTTGGCCGCCTCGGCGATCTCCTTCACCGCGTTGGCAGGGAGGTTCACGGTGTTGATGGTCTTGTTCAGACCGGTGAAGTCGATCTCCACCATACCGGTGTCCACGTCATTGCCGGCCACCTCGTTCAGGTGAGCGGTGTCGATCTTCTCCACCGTGGCAGTGCTGCCGGACACCTTGGCGGCTACATCGACGCTGTTCTTATCACCGCTCACCGGGACGGTGACGCTGGTGGAGCCGCCGGAGGAAGAACCGCCGGAAGAGCCGGAGGAGGAGTTGTCAGAGGAACTGCCGCCGCTGAGCTGAGCGGTGAGGGTCTCACCGTGCAGGCCACTGACGGAGATGGTCAGTTCCACGCCCGTCTCGGTCTTTGTGCCGGTAACGCCCTTGTCCAGGGTGCCCAGGGACAGGCCCTCGCCGGTCAGAGTGACCTTGATGGAGCTGCCCTTCTGAGAGGGATCGGAGACGCCCACATAAATCTTGCCGTCCTCTTGATACAGGGTTACGGAGGCCGGAGCACTGCTGGAGACGGCGGTGATCTTGCCGCCCTCGGGCATCTTGGCCTCGCCGGCCTGCCAGAAGGTGAAGCCGGCGGCGTTGGAGTTCCCGTCAGCCACGGCCTGGAGCGCATCCGTATTCGAAAGGATGGTCAGTCCGCTGTTGGCTGCGTAAGACTGGGTCTCAGACTGAGTCAGTCCGGGCAGGAGGACGTAGCTGTAGGAATCCCCCTCCGCGCCGTCGTGAGGGATGGCGATACTCAGATAGTTGCGGGTCTGCGCCTCCAAATTACTTACCGCGCCGTTGATGTTTGTCCAGTCGGAGCTCCGGGCCTCCCGAAGCAGATCCAAGTCCGCTTTCTCGGGGAAATAGTAGCCGATGGAGTCGGCGGAGGTGTTGCCCGCCAGCCAGGCCCACTGCGCGCCCTCCTTGGTGGTGCTGTCGCCCAGAGCACTCACGGCGCTCTCGCCGTCCACCACAAAGGCGTTGTCGCCGTTGATTTTCTTGTTGTCCACAATGGTCTCAGCGGCGCCGTCCACGCCGGTGATGCCCGCGCCCAGAGCCACCACCTCGCCGTCAAAGACGAACCAGGACTTCTTGGCGGCCAGGTTGGGATTGGTGGCATCGGTGTAGTTTTTAAAGTCCTGGGCAAGGCTCAGGTAAGGACCGGCCACGGAGCCGCCGTTGAAGTTCCCATTGCCTACATAGTTGCCCCAGTTCTTAATGGTCCAGTCACTTCCATCTGTAGTAATACCGGCCAGACGGTGGGGGTCGGCGGTGTTCCAATAATTGTCCGCGTACTGCTTGGGGTCGCCGTAGTAGAGATAGACCGCGCCGTCACTCTGGTGCCAGCCCAGCTTGTTCTCCTCGTTGCCGAACTCAAACCGTCCGGTACGAGAAGAGGCATAGCTGACACCTATACTGAACTTTTCGCTGTGGGCCACAGCTTTGTCCATGGAGCCAAACACCTTGGCGTAGCCGGTGTTGGGGTCGGCAGTGACAGAACTGTTGGCAAGAAGGGCCTGAGAGGCAATCACAGCGGCCACATTGGAGTGATTAAAATACTCCTCCTTGCCCATGGCCTTGACGCCAGCCTCCAGCTGTCCTTTGGCAAAGCTCTTCAGCTTCCCCTGATACTCGGCGGGGGCGCTGTCGGACAGAAGGACGATGGACCACAGAATGACCCGGCCGGTCTTTACGTCGGCACTGCTGGGCCGGGCCACGCCGCGGCCATTGGTCATATCAAAGACCGCACCGTCGGCGTAGAGGGGGCGCACGCCGTTCCAGACGAAATTATAAAGGACCTCAACGTCTGCGGGAGCCACCGCCCACGGGGTACCGGTGCTCAAATAGAGCATCTTTTCCGCACAGCCGAGCAGGGTGGAACCGTAGCCGCCGGTGTACGCCAGATTCGTATGCTGAATAAAGGAACCGTCGGCGTAGATGCCTTCGCCGCTGGTGACGACCTGCACAATCTGGTCGAAATACTTGGTGCCGTTGGCCACGGCCTCCTGGTCGCTGCAAGCCGCGCCCCGCAGCAGAGAGGCCAGACTGGTGTCCGCCAGGTTCGCGCCGGTCATATCCATCTTACCCGCCGCACCTTTGACCTTATAGACATAGCTGGGGTCCTCGTTAAAGTGTGCCAGAACGGCGGCTTCCTTTTCCAGAAGCTCCGGGCTGATCTCGTCGTACATCAGGATCACGGTGCCGCCCAGGCTCTGGGGCAGACTGATCCACCAGTGATACCAGTTGCCGAACATGGCCTGGTTGTTCAGCTGGGCGTTATAGACGTGCTTCTCCATCCATTTCAGGGCATAGAGGATGTCGTCCCTGAGGGCTTCGTTTTTGTAATAGTCACTTCCCTCAGCGGCCCACACCCTGGCCATCGCCTGAATGCGGTCCATCGCGTCAACATAGGGCTGGCTGTCTGTGGAGGTCGTGCTGGTGCCCTTGTTTGTCAGGTCGGATTGAATGTCCAGCATCAGGTCGGTGAACAGCTGAGTATCGCTGTTCTTCACCAGCTTGGTCCGGATGTCCGCCATATCCGCCTCCCATCCGGCCAGGGCCTCGGCGCGGGCGGCAGTGCCGGCGTAGGGGTTGCCGGTCAGCCGGTCCACCCACTTCTCGCGCATGGAAGCAAAGGTTTTTTCTATCTCGGGATCAGAAATCTGAACCTTGCAGACCACGCTGTGCGTTTCGTCGGTGGACGCCTTAATCTCCGCCATACCGCTGCCCACAGCGGTAACAAGGCCGTTTTGGTCCACGGTGGCTATACCCTTGTCAGAAGTATTCCAGGTTACCGCCTCTCCCTGGGGCACGCCGACCACCTCCAACTGGAGCGTTTCCCCAGTAGCCATTTTGACAGATGTTTCGTTCAACGTAAGATGGTAGTCGGGAACAAGCTCGACGGCGTCAATCCAGAAGTCGCCGGCGAAGCCTTTTTGAGGATAGACCTCAATTTTGACGTTGCCGCTCTTGTCTCCGGATATTTTGCTGTCCGCCAAAGCTTGAAGCCCGGTCATATCTCCTTCAATCAGCACCCATTCGCCGTTGCTGCTGCCAGTGATTTCCTGATCCCAAGCCGGAGCGTTTCCTTTTTCACCTACTTGGGTGCGAAGCAGTACTTTTCCAGCGGTGATATCATATTTGACCCACGCACGGAATTTGTAGTCCTGGCTATAGTCCAAAGCACCCGCTATTAACCGATTCGCGTCGCGCTGAGCTTCGCCGGTACTATGAACACGAACGCTGTGATCTCCATGAAGCTTCTCACTGGAGACCACCTCAAACATATTCTTTTCGGAGTCTTTCATGGGTGTACTGGGTGTACCAGTGCCTGCGGGATAAATATCCGTCCAGCCAGAGGGAATCCGGTTATATGCCCAAAAACCTTCCGTTTTTCCGCCAGACGCATTCACAAGGTCCTCAAAACTCTCAACGACAACAGCGTTCTCAGAGGGATACCCCTCCAACACCGCAGAAGGCCCCTCGGGCTGCTCGGGCTCCCCCTCATCCGGTTCGGGTTCCGGCTCAGGTTCGGGTTCTGGTTCCGGTTCCGGTTCGGGGTCAGTCCCCGGACCTTCAGGCTCGCCCGTGCAGATCAGCTCAAGGTCGTCGATCCAGATTTCGCCTTTGGATGCGTTGCAATCAAACATGATCTGCATACTTCCGGTCTCTTGCCCACCACTGCATACCATCAATCTCTCGGAAGGCAACTCCAGTTCAACCGACTTCCAATCAAATGTTCCCTCAAAGGCAGTCGTGTAAATCTCCTTATCAGATGAAGTGGTGTTAAAGAATTGAACCAACAGCCGGGGACCTTTCCAGCCTGCGGAGGAAGATACACTGTCCTGTGCTTTGATCTTCGCTCTTAAAACATAGTTCTTTGTGCAATCAAAACCATTTCCCGTGTTGGCATTAAATGCGTACAGCGGGCAAATCCGACCGCTGCCATCACCTGTAACATGAACAGAATAAGGAGCACTCGTGTAATTTACCTCGTCCAGCCCAATTTTCATACTTCCAGCGGCGAATCCGCCCAAAGTAAAATCTTTTGGGGCTTGGCCGCCATCCCATTTTGCACTTTCAGTAGCATTATCACTAAGTTCATCAAAACTATTGCTCCAAACCACATTCTCGGTTTCCGCAATGGTTACGAGGTCCTGGTCAATGACAATATTGTCATTGACCTCAGTATCCAAGGATACTGAGGCATCCTGCTCGGGGGCGGCGTAGGCTGGAGCGCACAGACCTGCCAGCATGGACAAAACCAAAAGCAGGCTGCACCAGCGTGTTTTCCAACTTTTACTCATACATGTTTCCCCTTTCGTGTTGTTTTGTTCGTACGGTAGAAAAATCCGCCGCACGACAGGTAAAACGGAGCTTTGGGTGTTTGCGCGCACAAATCAGCATAAAGTGGCGGGTTTTATGTAAGAAACTGTGCACTATAGCTCGTTTTGACCTTTTCACACAAGATTATATGAAAGCTTTGTCCAAAAGTCTAGCCATTTTTTGCTCTCTTATTTAGAAATCGTGCTTTTTCATTTTGGCGGGCTTGTACAAAATACCGGATACCTAGGGCTTGCGCGATATGGCCAGGGGCCGCACGGTATCGGCGTAGACCTCCATGGGCGCATGGATGCCCAAACGGCGCTGGAGGCGGCTGAAATTGTAGATAGTGTCTGCACAAGGTGAAGTGATTGTGATAGAATAGAAGCATCATAAAAGAGGGAGGACAAGGAAATGGATGCATGAGCTAGAGTTACTCTATGGCCAATATGATGTCTACACTCTCTGTGAGGCATTGGACGTTTCTCGCGGTACATTTTACAATCATATTCTTCGCCAGCAATTCCAGGCGGACAGGCCCAACCAGATTTGGGTAAGCGATGTTACTTGCTTCAAGCTGATTGACGACATCGGCCAGCAGGTCTACAAACAGCAAAAGCCTTGTATGGTGCACGTCGTAGTCAGTGAACCGAGAATTCCTCAGCTTTAGCCGGATGGAATATCAATCTACATCCCTGATCGGTTCTGACAGTTCTCCGGAACAGACCAGCTCATAGGCCTGACGGATATCCTCAAACACATTTCGCCCTCCGGTCAGGGTGGGAATATGGCGGCGGATAACATCGTAGGCGAGCCGGGTATATGTTCCAAGCCGGATGCCGGGGCGAAGATCTACAGCCTGTGCGGCGTTCAGTGCCTCCAAGCCACCAAATACCGGATATTATCCACAAGCTGAAGTCCTTTAGAGGCGGCCAAAGGCAGATTGCTGGCGTGATCCTCGATGCCGCCCTGCATGTGGTAGAAGTCAACCGAGGAAGGGTTGATCAGACTGCGGTTCTCCGCGTCCAAGGCAGAGTAGGTGTTTTGAATCGTGGAGTAGCCGTGGGCGCTGCCGTCTCGGGGGGCCAGGAAGCGGGTCAGGCCAGTGAACTCAGGCATACTCATCTTGATCATCCGGTAGTTGACTGCCCGGGACAAGTGCCCCAGAGCGATGGACAGCATCTCCACTCCCACTGCCAGAGTGGTGGTCTCAAAATTTGAGTTGACGAACAGATCCTCCTGGTCCAGCAAAATACAGGGGTTGTCAGAGGGGGAATTGATCTGGATGGACAGGATGTTCTTAACAAACTCCAGGGCGTCGGTCACCGTTCCGGTAATGGTAAAGCCGCCTCGGAAGGTGAGCGGGTCCTGGAGCGCCCGGTCGGGATGCTCCTCATAGAGGTAGCTGCCTTCCAGGTATTTCCGGCACCGGGCGGCGCAGGCGATCTGTCCGGGCAGTCCTCTCAGGGCGTTTACACCTTCTCCCAAGGCCTCAATATTGCCGTTAAAGCCCTCATAATCCAGGCAGTAGATCAGGTCGGAAATTCGGACCAGCTCCTCCGCCTCATAAACCATAGCCGCGGCCATGGCTTCCCCTTGACAGTTGGAGAGGATGACAGTGTGGGCGTCCTTCAGCTCCATCACATGGGGCTGGAGCCCCTCGGCCTCCATGGCCTGCTTCGTGGGAACCACCTGGCCCCGGTAGCTTACCTCGCCCTCTCCGATGAAGGCCAGCCCCATGTGGGAGATGGTAGTAATATCTGCCTCTCCCACGCTGCCCTTTTTCGGAATGCAGGGGGTAAGGCCGTGATTCAGAAAGTCCCGGTAAATGTTGGCCAGCCCGTCAGAGGCACAGGAGGCTCCGATGAGCAGGTTGTTCAGCCGGATAGCCATCATGGCCCGGACTTCCGCGTCAGTGTTGTACTCCGGGGTACCAAGGCAGTGACTGCGGATAATTTTCCGGTTCTGCTCGGCGAAAAAGCTTTCGTCGATGTTCTGATCCTTGTTCCAGCCCACGCCCCGGTTGAAGCCGTAGATGGCCTTCCCTTCCCGGGACAGCCGGGACATAATTTCTCTCCCCTTTGCAAGGCGGACGTAGGCCTCGGGGGCAATCTCCACCGGCCGGTTCCGATAGGCAACGTCGTAAAGCTCCTCCAGTGTGAAGCCCTGGCCGCTTAAAATGACCGCGTTCATGTTACGCTCTCCTCTCCAGCAA
It contains:
- the hutH_5 gene encoding Histidine ammonia-lyase, with translation MNAVILSGQGFTLEELYDVAYRNRPVEIAPEAYVRLAKGREIMSRLSREGKAIYGFNRGVGWNKDQNIDESFFAEQNRKIIRSHCLGTPEYNTDAEVRAMMAIRLNNLLIGASCASDGLANIYRDFLNHGLTPCIPKKGSVGEADITTISHMGLAFIGEGEVSYRGQVVPTKQAMEAEGLQPHVMELKDAHTVILSNCQGEAMAAAMVYEAEELVRISDLIYCLDYEGFNGNIEALGEGVNALRGLPGQIACAARCRKYLEGSYLYEEHPDRALQDPLTFRGGFTITGTVTDALEFVKNILSIQINSPSDNPCILLDQEDLFVNSNFETTTLAVGVEMLSIALGHLSRAVNYRMIKMSMPEFTGLTRFLAPRDGSAHGYSTIQNTYSALDAENRSLINPSSVDFYHMQGGIEDHASNLPLAASKGLQLVDNIRYLVAWRH